One window of the Nitrospiria bacterium genome contains the following:
- a CDS encoding efflux RND transporter periplasmic adaptor subunit, with protein MTFLRKKWYLIVGLLIVAILGFFFFRDGKSAVQYKTKKVEQGEITATVSATGKVNAVVTVQVGSQVSGTIQRLFADFNSEVKKGQIVAQIDPALFEAQVEQARAKLANDEANQEKARVVVVDAKRNLGRMEELLSKNLVAQSDKDTTQTAYDSALAEQKAAEAQVLEDRASLKLTETNLRYTTIRSPVDGIVISRTVDVGQTVAASLQAPTLFTIAQDLTEMQVDTSVDEADIGKVRLGQESEFTVDAYPTTPFHGTVHDIYNEPLVVQNVVTYDAIIRVKNPDLKLKPGMTANITIKVGHRDNAVKLPNAALRYSPERAPGAESSPKAGKADAAKIWILQNGAPVPVSVALGLNDGNFTEVVSGPLKPGDEAIVEKIQKNGSSQGGGRPPFMRF; from the coding sequence ATGACCTTTTTAAGAAAAAAGTGGTACCTGATCGTCGGTCTTCTGATCGTCGCCATCCTGGGGTTCTTTTTCTTCCGGGACGGTAAATCGGCCGTGCAATATAAGACCAAGAAAGTGGAACAGGGCGAGATCACGGCCACCGTTTCAGCGACCGGGAAGGTCAACGCCGTCGTCACCGTTCAGGTGGGAAGCCAGGTTTCCGGAACGATCCAGCGGCTCTTCGCCGATTTCAACTCCGAGGTGAAAAAGGGACAGATCGTGGCCCAGATCGACCCGGCGCTATTTGAAGCCCAGGTGGAGCAGGCCCGGGCGAAGCTGGCCAACGACGAGGCCAATCAGGAAAAAGCGCGGGTGGTCGTCGTGGACGCCAAGCGCAACCTCGGCCGAATGGAGGAACTTCTCTCGAAGAACTTAGTCGCCCAAAGCGACAAGGATACCACGCAGACCGCGTACGACTCCGCCTTGGCCGAACAGAAGGCCGCCGAGGCGCAAGTCTTGGAGGACCGGGCCTCTCTCAAACTGACCGAGACGAACCTTCGCTACACCACCATCCGGTCTCCCGTTGACGGGATCGTGATCTCACGGACCGTGGACGTGGGCCAGACCGTGGCCGCTTCGCTTCAGGCCCCCACGCTTTTCACCATTGCGCAAGACCTGACCGAGATGCAGGTCGACACCAGCGTCGATGAAGCCGACATCGGGAAGGTGCGGCTCGGTCAGGAGTCGGAGTTCACCGTCGACGCGTATCCCACGACTCCGTTTCATGGGACGGTCCACGACATCTACAACGAGCCGCTGGTGGTTCAGAACGTCGTTACCTATGATGCGATTATCCGGGTCAAGAACCCCGATCTGAAGCTCAAGCCGGGAATGACGGCCAATATCACGATCAAAGTCGGCCATCGGGACAACGCCGTTAAACTTCCCAACGCGGCGCTCCGTTATAGTCCCGAAAGAGCCCCGGGCGCGGAAAGTTCGCCCAAGGCGGGCAAAGCCGATGCCGCCAAGATCTGGATCTTACAGAACGGCGCTCCGGTTCCGGTGTCGGTCGCTTTGGGATTGAACGACGGGAACTTTACCGAAGTGGTCTCGGGACCGTTGAAGCCGGGCGATGAAGCGATCGTCGAAAAGATCCAAAAGAACGGTTCGTCGCAAGGCGGGGGAAGACCGCCGTTTATGCGGTTCTAA
- a CDS encoding TolC family protein, translated as MDRIRCRVYSLGLWMSLLIVSAPVSAGEPSAAAGRLALHEAVEIALSHHPSLLAARGALQAQQALVDVARSNFFPQLSLGSSYQRATANVNSSGNSAALGNTSLRGSSSGSLNESFNNYSATLTLQQRIFDFGKVGADVEAARENMQGSSWSEEASRQTVTVNVKVAYFGLLQARRLVQVQDETVQQFEQHLKQAEGFFQAGTRTRYDVTTAEVNLTNAQLNLINAQNAETVARVTLANTMGVPERPIGELEDLLSFQKFEISEDQAIQEALANRPELLSLSAQRQAAEASVRSAQRNYFPVLSGVADYSYGGEDFPLVRNWDAGVSLTFSIFSGYLMQSQIAQARANQVVIGANEEAFRQNIILEVHQAFSNLTEAEKRVQTSEIVVRQAEENLDLANGRFQAGVGTTVEQTDAQVLLTNAKTSQVQALYDYRVAEAQLQKAMGRKE; from the coding sequence ATGGATCGGATTCGTTGTCGCGTCTATAGTTTGGGACTGTGGATGTCCCTGCTGATCGTTTCAGCCCCGGTTTCCGCCGGAGAGCCCTCGGCGGCCGCCGGTCGTCTGGCCCTGCACGAAGCCGTCGAGATCGCGCTCAGTCATCACCCCAGTCTCCTGGCCGCGAGGGGGGCCTTGCAGGCTCAGCAGGCGCTCGTGGATGTGGCCCGGTCGAATTTCTTCCCCCAGCTCAGCCTCGGGTCGAGTTATCAGCGCGCGACCGCCAATGTCAACAGCTCCGGCAATTCGGCCGCTCTGGGGAATACCTCTTTGAGAGGTTCCTCCTCCGGGAGCCTCAACGAGTCGTTTAACAACTACTCGGCGACCCTCACGCTGCAACAACGCATCTTCGATTTTGGGAAGGTCGGCGCGGACGTCGAGGCCGCGCGCGAAAATATGCAGGGGAGCAGCTGGAGTGAAGAGGCTTCCCGGCAAACGGTTACGGTCAACGTCAAGGTGGCCTACTTCGGCCTTTTGCAGGCCCGGCGCCTGGTTCAGGTCCAGGATGAGACGGTCCAACAGTTCGAACAGCATCTTAAACAGGCGGAAGGATTTTTCCAGGCGGGCACGCGCACGCGATACGACGTCACAACGGCGGAAGTGAATCTTACCAACGCGCAACTTAATCTCATCAACGCCCAGAATGCTGAAACGGTGGCCCGAGTGACGTTGGCGAACACCATGGGCGTGCCGGAACGGCCCATTGGGGAGTTGGAAGACCTGCTGAGTTTTCAAAAGTTCGAGATCTCCGAGGATCAGGCCATCCAGGAGGCCCTTGCGAACCGGCCGGAATTACTCTCGCTTTCGGCGCAGCGTCAGGCCGCGGAGGCGTCGGTTCGCTCGGCTCAACGTAATTATTTCCCCGTGCTTTCCGGCGTGGCCGACTACTCCTATGGCGGGGAGGATTTCCCGTTGGTCCGGAATTGGGATGCGGGGGTGAGCCTGACCTTTTCGATTTTTTCCGGTTACTTGATGCAATCCCAAATCGCGCAGGCCCGGGCCAATCAGGTCGTGATCGGGGCGAACGAAGAGGCGTTTCGGCAGAATATAATTCTCGAAGTCCACCAGGCTTTTTCAAATCTCACGGAGGCTGAAAAGAGGGTTCAGACCTCGGAGATCGTGGTTCGCCAAGCCGAAGAAAACCTGGATCTGGCGAACGGCCGGTTTCAGGCCGGTGTGGGGACAACGGTGGAGCAAACCGACGCCCAAGTGCTCCTGACAAATGCCAAGACCTCCCAGGTTCAGGCCCTCTACGACTACCGGGTGGCCGAGGCCCAGTTGCAAAAGGCGATGGGGCGAAAGGAATAG